The genomic interval TAAAATGAAAAAGAAATATCAATACACTTTTGACATTGTCTCAGATCCTAAAGCGAGTCTTCTCTTGGCCTTTAATATTGTTAACAAACTCGACGACAAACTTGTTCAAAAATATAAGCAGTCTTATAAGATTGATATTGAGGGAGACTCAGGGCAGACACATCACATGGTTGCTCACCCTGCAGTTTTTGTCATAAGAAATGGTAAAATCACTTATCAAGATATACACAAAGAATATAAAGATCGTACAAAGAATGATGATATTTTAGCAGCGCTAGAATAAAGCTTACTTTGTATAAAATGTTGCACGCTTTTGCTCAATGAGAACAAATTGTTTGCCCTCAAAAACAGCAAGGCCATGATAATTACCTTTAGGTAATTTTATAGAGCCAGAGAATGCATCTAGCTCATTATCGAGAATAAGTATTTCACTACTATTTGGATCTAGGCCATATAAAATTGAGTCAATAACCTTAAGGCTTGAGATAACTGGGCCTAGATCATTATCATCAATGAAGATTTCTTTTTCACTATTCAAAAGAAAATCTGCACTAGAAAATCTAGTTGCAATAACTTTATTATTCTTTTCATTGGGTATTGAAACGATAACGAGTTCTTGAGTTTTCTTATCATATGCTAAACAGCGAATATAAGAGTATTTCGAGCGAACACTTGAAAGACGTCCTCGATATTTCTCAGAAATTCCATTTGTTCCCTCTAAAAAACCTGCATAATGATCAACAATTTTTGCTCCCTCATCAATACGGATGACAACATATGACTTATTATATCCTGTAACCATAAGACGACGTGGGCCAATGAAGCTTATACCAACAAAAGTTTTTATATCGATACTATAAAGAGGATCTATTCGTACGTAGTAGAGAATACTTTTTAATTTATCATCTAAGATATAAATAAAATATTGATCTGTAACAATGGCAAAAAGCTTTGACTCACTATTATAATCGATATCTCTAATCCCACCCCTAATCTCACTAGGAAGACTAACCTCCTTAACCTTCATTAATTCATCACCACTTTGAAACATTGCAATCTTTCGTCTTTCATCATGCTTAAAGTAAGGTTTATCAATTGAGTAGTTTCCCCTTAAGCTAAATGGTTTTAATAGGCCACTCCAATTCTTAGTCGACCAATGCCAGTTTTTAGGAACCCAAGAAAATCTCACGGGATCACTATGTCCAATGAATGGTGGAGGACCAACTTGGGTAAATGCTTGTACCGAATTAAAAAATAAAATAATGAAATAAGAGATAAATGCCAATGATTGAAACTTGCTAAGATAGCGAACTTCTCCGTCTTCATTATCAACTAAATTATTACCAAAGAATATAAGTATAATTGAGAGAATTAATAAAATTGACCAGCATATAACAACACCCCACGTATATGTGTGAAGTCCAAATATTTCTAAAGAAAATCCCTGACCAAGATCTCTTAAGAAATGACCTCCTGTATGCCTTAAGGTCATGAAGATTCCAATCGTACAATACAGAATTAATAAACCGAGATACTTTGGTCTAAGGCCATAGCGCATAATAAAGAGAGTTGTTAATGTAACAAAAATAAGGATTGCTCTTTCCTGCCAACAGAGAATACAAGGATTATCACCTAAACCAAACCCTAGAATGAGACATGCGATTCCAACAGGTAGAATAATCAGGGCCATTGATGCCAGGGCCACGATATTATAGAAACGTTCTGATTTATTTGTCATGGACACCTCTAGTAGTTACCAGGCGGAAGAATCATCGATTTTGTTGCAACAAACCAAATTAAGAACATTAAGAATGTAGCACTATAAAGAAACTTTTCTGCTTGCCTTTGATTTTGAGGCTTCTTCCATACTAGAAAACCGGCAATTATTAACAGTACCATTTCTAAAAATTCCATACAGACTCCTTCTATCAGCTCATTTCGGCTTGTGTTTAATTTAAGCTAAGTTAAATTCCCTTAAATTTAGCTTTGCAGTAAAATAGAAAGATAACAAAAGGAGTTGTTATGAATAGTCTTAAGCTAATTTTCTTAATACTAATTTCTAGTGTGACACTGGCAAAATTTGGATCAAAATCTCAACCTCTCTATCACTGTGTGAATTATGATGAGCAATCAAAAGTTACTGATGCGATGATATATGAATCACAATACGGAAGAGGGCCAATCTTTCATGAAATTGAAGTTTATGTTGAAGATACTAATCAAAACAAGGAATTCTCATACCGTAAAAAAGTTAACTATATTCCAAAATATGATGCCAAAGTTGAGTCTTTCACAACTGGAAGTTTCAGAATAAGACTTGATCATGTCGTAGGTGGTATCGATGGAAATATTTGGGCCTTTGTCCGTATTCCAGAATATGATATTCATTCATTTGATTGGTCATGTAAGGCAGTAGAGGGACAATAAATGTCCCTCTTCAAAAATTAAACTTTTTTAACTTGAGTTGCACAAGGTCCACGTTTACCTTCCCCAAGCATATAAGTAACTTTATCATTATTGTTTAACTTATTGCCAGTTTCAACAGCAGAGATATGAACAAATAAGTCCCCTTCCCCACTATCTGGTTTAATAAACCCAAAACCCTTTGTTTCATTAAAAAACTTAACTTTACCTGTTTGCTCTGTATTCATATTCTTCCCTATTTTTTCCAAAACCGACAATCAGTTGCCGGGAACTAAATTAACAATAGAAAAGTTATCGCCAAAACATTGAGATTTGAGAATTTAAAATAGGTTAAGTTTTTCAAATCAAAAGATTACTTGGACATATTGCATAAACAATCGTGATAGTCGTTTTTAATGGAAATAAATGAGAGAAAATAAAAAAGTCGCACTAAATTAAGTGCGACTCATTTTAAATTTTATCAAAAATGGTAGGAACACTATTGGAACAATAGTAAAGACCACCACGATAATTGCTCCAGCAGGAAGATCAAAGAAGTAACTGAGGGCCATTCCAAGTAAGCTCAAAATTAAGCCAATCCCCCAACCGATAAACAGCTGTGATCGAATACGTTGAGAGAGTAATGTACTGATCAATGCAGGGACAACAAGAAATGAGAAAACAAGTAGAATACCAGCTATTCCAACAGATGAGGTAATTACAACACCAAACAACGAAAAGAAAATAAAATCCCAAAATGCAGAACTATTATCTTTATCTAAAGTTGACCTAAGAATTTGTTTTCTAAAAATATAGTGAATTGTAGCAACAATACTATAAATAGCACCTGTCTTTATAACATCTGCCCAAGTTACCCAGAGGATCTTACCAATGAGTATTTCTTTAATATGTTCTGCACCATGGGCCATCATGTTAACAACGAGAATAACAGCGGAAGAAGCGAAAGCATAAACAAGAGCGATTAACACTTCTTGCGAGATATACTTTTCAAACTTCTTGGCCCAAGCAAAGTAAGCTGCGGCCACAAAAGTGAAACCTAAAGAAACAAAGTAATTAAGGCCACTATGGTGATCGAGATGAAGGAGTAAAGCTACTGTTGAGCCTAGGCTTGCCACTTGTGCTAAGGAGAGATCAACGAAGATAACTCCTCTTCTTAAGACATGTAATCCTAGATAGCAGTGTATCCCTACAAGAATTAAACACATGACAAATGGTGCAGCTAAAAAAGAAATAACTTCCATTAATCCTCCAGTGCTAGAGCGAGGCTCTCATAAAGAGAGAAAATATCTTTCACTTGTGAGCTACCGTCAACAGCAACTGCGACATTATTGATTTTTACATTTTTGATACTCTTACTAATTCTTTTAGCGACACTATCATCGAAGTAATTTTCAACTAAGATATGACGAATTCCTTCTTTTTTCATCTGTTCAATAACACTGATAATGTGTGAAGCAGTTGGAGGAATTCCTGGCTTAGGTTCAAGAACATTTTGAACTTGAATCCCAAATTCATCTAAAAAATAAGTTAGCGTACGGTGAAACGTTATAATCTTAGTTCCTTTCTTAATCTTGGCGCTAAGATCTTTTATCAATTCTTTAGTGCGTTTTTCATATGCTATGTAATTATTTTCGTAAGCCTGCCTATTACTTTCATCTAACTTAATGAATCGATCACGAACTCCCTTCGCAACTTCTAGGGCCTTACTCGGTGAAAGCATAA from Halobacteriovorax sp. DA5 carries:
- a CDS encoding metal ABC transporter permease — encoded protein: MEVISFLAAPFVMCLILVGIHCYLGLHVLRRGVIFVDLSLAQVASLGSTVALLLHLDHHSGLNYFVSLGFTFVAAAYFAWAKKFEKYISQEVLIALVYAFASSAVILVVNMMAHGAEHIKEILIGKILWVTWADVIKTGAIYSIVATIHYIFRKQILRSTLDKDNSSAFWDFIFFSLFGVVITSSVGIAGILLVFSFLVVPALISTLLSQRIRSQLFIGWGIGLILSLLGMALSYFFDLPAGAIIVVVFTIVPIVFLPFLIKFKMSRT
- a CDS encoding metal ABC transporter substrate-binding protein — encoded protein: MKSILIGLLLVLGMSSYAQLRIVTTTTNLADIAKKIGGESVSVHSLAKGTQDPHFLEAKPSYTFKVAKADLLISIGAGLEVGWLPLVVRGSRNPKVRIGQEGRLEAYALVKLTDEVKGKLTRAHGDVHPEGNPHFMLSPSKALEVAKGVRDRFIKLDESNRQAYENNYIAYEKRTKELIKDLSAKIKKGTKIITFHRTLTYFLDEFGIQVQNVLEPKPGIPPTASHIISVIEQMKKEGIRHILVENYFDDSVAKRISKSIKNVKINNVAVAVDGSSQVKDIFSLYESLALALED
- a CDS encoding redoxin domain-containing protein, translating into MKVLLISLFSILTFSQELGLGVGTKSPNIEIKNIEGTEIILDDSDKKTVLVFYRGSWCPYCMKQLQSIQTEVMPKLDKSSKLVAISVDKKMIAHKMKKKYQYTFDIVSDPKASLLLAFNIVNKLDDKLVQKYKQSYKIDIEGDSGQTHHMVAHPAVFVIRNGKITYQDIHKEYKDRTKNDDILAALE
- a CDS encoding cold-shock protein encodes the protein MNTEQTGKVKFFNETKGFGFIKPDSGEGDLFVHISAVETGNKLNNNDKVTYMLGEGKRGPCATQVKKV
- a CDS encoding disulfide bond formation protein B, which encodes MTNKSERFYNIVALASMALIILPVGIACLILGFGLGDNPCILCWQERAILIFVTLTTLFIMRYGLRPKYLGLLILYCTIGIFMTLRHTGGHFLRDLGQGFSLEIFGLHTYTWGVVICWSILLILSIILIFFGNNLVDNEDGEVRYLSKFQSLAFISYFIILFFNSVQAFTQVGPPPFIGHSDPVRFSWVPKNWHWSTKNWSGLLKPFSLRGNYSIDKPYFKHDERRKIAMFQSGDELMKVKEVSLPSEIRGGIRDIDYNSESKLFAIVTDQYFIYILDDKLKSILYYVRIDPLYSIDIKTFVGISFIGPRRLMVTGYNKSYVVIRIDEGAKIVDHYAGFLEGTNGISEKYRGRLSSVRSKYSYIRCLAYDKKTQELVIVSIPNEKNNKVIATRFSSADFLLNSEKEIFIDDNDLGPVISSLKVIDSILYGLDPNSSEILILDNELDAFSGSIKLPKGNYHGLAVFEGKQFVLIEQKRATFYTK